Proteins encoded by one window of Halosolutus amylolyticus:
- a CDS encoding aldehyde dehydrogenase family protein codes for MVDYYDGTIEENHREAIERATTDRSFGNWIDGESVAASTDETFETTDPAVTIPITAVPRSGPADVDRAVAAARDAMDGEWGETTAAERSRLLREWVDRLRDHVDELALLESLDVGKPLAHAKGEIEKALEFVEYYASVGRGQEGVQVPVSNDSHVYTRREPYGVVGAIVPWNFPLVLASWKLGPALAAGNAVVLKPAEDSPLTATRVAQLSAGILPDGVLNVVHGYGEEAGAPLAGHEGVDKLSFTGEDVTGEEVMRTAADAITPVTLELGGKSPFLVFPDADLETAVETVAGGIFYNTGQSCDAPSRVLVHEDVHDEFVDRFVEAAESHVIGDPLAEETTMGPLTSRAQYEKVTGYVDAGIDEGATLVSGGDRPGGDLADGWYVEPTVFDGVDNDMQVAREEIFGPVETINTFGTYEEAIEIANDTPYGLAAGIATETTDLAHRAAADLEAGSVWVNTYGSTVTGGPFGGYKRSGIGRECGKDALEYYTRTKTVNLELDEPSL; via the coding sequence ATGGTCGACTACTACGACGGCACGATCGAGGAGAACCACCGCGAGGCGATCGAACGGGCGACGACGGATCGATCGTTCGGCAACTGGATCGATGGCGAGTCGGTCGCCGCGAGCACCGACGAGACGTTCGAGACGACCGACCCGGCCGTCACGATTCCCATCACGGCGGTCCCGCGAAGCGGTCCGGCGGACGTCGATCGGGCCGTCGCCGCCGCACGCGACGCGATGGACGGCGAGTGGGGCGAGACGACGGCCGCGGAGCGATCGCGGTTGCTCCGGGAGTGGGTCGATCGGCTCCGCGACCACGTCGACGAACTGGCGTTGCTGGAGAGTCTCGACGTGGGCAAGCCGCTCGCTCACGCGAAAGGCGAGATCGAGAAGGCCCTCGAGTTCGTCGAGTACTACGCGTCGGTGGGCCGCGGACAGGAGGGGGTTCAGGTTCCCGTCTCGAACGACTCCCACGTCTACACCCGCCGCGAACCGTACGGCGTCGTCGGCGCGATCGTCCCGTGGAACTTCCCGCTCGTGCTGGCATCGTGGAAGCTCGGCCCCGCGCTGGCGGCGGGGAACGCGGTCGTCCTCAAGCCGGCGGAGGACAGTCCCCTCACGGCCACCCGGGTCGCCCAGCTCTCGGCGGGCATCCTCCCGGACGGCGTCCTCAACGTCGTCCACGGCTACGGCGAGGAGGCCGGCGCGCCGCTCGCGGGCCACGAGGGCGTGGACAAACTCTCCTTTACGGGCGAGGACGTGACCGGCGAGGAAGTGATGCGCACCGCGGCCGACGCGATCACGCCCGTCACCCTCGAACTCGGCGGCAAGTCGCCGTTCCTCGTCTTCCCCGACGCCGACCTCGAGACGGCCGTCGAGACCGTCGCTGGCGGCATCTTCTACAACACCGGCCAGTCCTGTGACGCGCCCTCGCGGGTGCTCGTCCACGAGGACGTCCACGACGAGTTCGTCGATCGGTTCGTCGAGGCGGCCGAGTCCCACGTGATCGGCGACCCGCTCGCCGAGGAGACGACGATGGGACCGCTCACCTCCCGGGCCCAGTACGAGAAGGTCACGGGCTACGTCGACGCCGGGATCGACGAGGGCGCGACGCTGGTTTCCGGCGGCGATCGGCCCGGCGGCGACCTGGCGGATGGCTGGTACGTCGAGCCGACGGTCTTCGACGGCGTCGACAACGACATGCAGGTCGCGCGCGAGGAAATCTTCGGCCCCGTCGAGACGATCAACACCTTCGGAACGTACGAGGAAGCGATCGAGATCGCCAACGACACGCCCTACGGGCTGGCCGCTGGCATCGCGACGGAGACCACCGACCTCGCCCACCGGGCCGCCGCCGACCTGGAGGCCGGGAGCGTCTGGGTCAACACCTACGGCTCGACGGTCACCGGTGGTCCGTTCGGCGGCTACAAGCGCTCCGGGATCGGCCGCGAGTGCGGCAAGGACGCCCTCGAGTACTACACCCGGACCAAGACGGTCAACCTCGAACTCGACGAGCCCTCGCTGTAG
- a CDS encoding M20 family metallopeptidase yields the protein MSRPRDGSPTATANLRDRIDATETVSLLQDLVRIESPFFEEDELARAVYDWLDEHGLEPEYHAVSEPDITGFEGDNVVARLEGTDPDAPTLLLNGHMDTVRLVDGWDEDPLSGRIEDGKLYGQGACDMKGGLVSLLVAFRALAESDLELRGDVVLTAVVGEEGPYGLGTYQLLRDGLLDDVDGAIVAEPGPAIGQQDLTNPALVLGARGGFRYEITVSGDPAHAAHPEMGTNAVVDASRIATAITEMDCGEHPALGRGSICPLEIRGGEDPLSVPDRCTLAVNRHVVPGETAASVLEQAERLVAGLDLDSTVEVELRDTPGEDARFGPYVTDEDHPLVRVLADRSERVTGRDPEIGYFSSIGDFNYLGHAAGIPTVILGPDGENVHDAGEYVYTDDVVDVARIVADAAATWLS from the coding sequence ATGAGTCGGCCGCGGGACGGATCGCCGACCGCCACCGCGAACCTCCGCGATCGGATCGACGCGACCGAGACGGTGTCGTTGCTCCAGGACCTCGTGCGCATCGAGAGCCCGTTTTTCGAGGAAGACGAACTCGCCCGGGCGGTCTACGACTGGCTCGATGAGCACGGTCTGGAGCCGGAATACCACGCCGTGAGCGAACCGGACATCACCGGCTTCGAGGGCGACAACGTCGTCGCACGGCTCGAGGGGACCGATCCCGACGCGCCGACGCTCCTCCTGAACGGGCACATGGACACCGTTCGGCTCGTCGACGGCTGGGACGAGGACCCGCTCTCCGGGCGCATCGAGGACGGCAAACTGTACGGCCAGGGTGCCTGCGACATGAAAGGCGGGCTGGTCTCGCTCCTCGTGGCGTTCCGGGCGCTCGCCGAATCCGACCTGGAGCTCCGTGGTGACGTCGTCCTCACGGCGGTCGTCGGCGAGGAGGGACCGTACGGACTCGGCACCTACCAGCTGCTTCGGGACGGACTCCTCGACGACGTGGACGGCGCGATCGTCGCCGAACCGGGCCCCGCGATCGGCCAGCAGGACCTGACGAATCCGGCGCTCGTCCTGGGGGCGCGGGGCGGGTTCCGCTACGAGATCACCGTCTCCGGCGACCCGGCCCACGCCGCCCACCCCGAGATGGGGACGAACGCCGTCGTCGACGCATCCCGGATCGCGACCGCCATCACCGAGATGGACTGTGGCGAGCATCCGGCGCTCGGCCGGGGATCGATCTGTCCCCTGGAGATCCGGGGCGGCGAGGACCCGCTCTCGGTGCCCGATCGGTGTACGCTCGCGGTCAACCGTCACGTGGTCCCGGGTGAGACCGCGGCGAGCGTCCTCGAGCAAGCGGAACGGCTCGTCGCGGGGCTCGATCTCGACTCCACGGTCGAGGTCGAACTCAGGGACACGCCGGGCGAGGACGCGCGGTTCGGGCCGTACGTGACCGACGAGGACCACCCCCTCGTCCGGGTGCTGGCCGATCGGAGCGAACGGGTGACCGGGCGCGACCCCGAAATCGGCTACTTTTCGAGCATCGGCGATTTCAACTACCTCGGCCACGCGGCCGGAATCCCGACCGTCATCCTCGGCCCCGACGGCGAGAACGTCCACGACGCCGGCGAATACGTCTATACGGACGACGTCGTGGACGTCGCCCGGATCGTCGCCGACGCCGCCGCGACCTGGCTGTCGTAG
- a CDS encoding acetyl ornithine aminotransferase family protein: MGDERATPATEPRIETDLPGEETKRVVEADDAVISPSSPRAYPLAIERASGVAVTDVDGNTFWDFASGIAVTNVGHNHERVVEAAKDQLDTLVHPAFCDYYSPEPVRLAERLVDLAPGDSPKRLFFGNSGTEAVEAGIKLARHHTGRHRFIAFEGAFHGRSMGSLSLTASKTKYKRGFGPLVPGVDHVPYPNPAEAEGPEDAIETTFDALEDLLRTRVPADEVAGIVVEPIQGEGGYVVPPEGFHQRLREFADEHGMLLIADEIQTGFGRTGEWFAMDHWDVEPDITLMGKGIANGLPMSAMVARSDVMTWGSGTHASTYHGNPVAAAAANAVIDVIEDEALLENARSVGTHLQDELRDFAADVDEISDVRGRGLMIGVEFTDPETGEYLGDLAEEIMHAAWKQGLMLLPCGESTIRFAPPLTLTREQAATGVDLFADAVAEAVAVMD, from the coding sequence ATGGGTGACGAACGAGCGACTCCAGCGACCGAACCACGGATCGAAACCGACCTTCCCGGGGAAGAGACGAAGCGCGTCGTCGAGGCCGACGACGCGGTCATCTCGCCCAGTTCGCCGCGCGCCTATCCGCTGGCGATCGAACGCGCCTCGGGCGTGGCCGTGACGGACGTCGACGGGAACACGTTCTGGGACTTCGCGAGCGGCATCGCCGTGACGAACGTCGGGCACAACCACGAACGAGTCGTCGAGGCGGCGAAAGACCAACTCGACACGCTCGTCCACCCGGCGTTCTGTGACTACTACTCGCCGGAGCCGGTGCGACTGGCCGAGCGCCTGGTCGACCTCGCGCCCGGCGACTCGCCCAAGCGGCTCTTCTTCGGCAACAGCGGGACCGAAGCGGTCGAGGCGGGGATCAAGCTCGCACGCCACCACACCGGCCGCCACCGGTTCATCGCGTTCGAGGGCGCGTTTCACGGCCGATCGATGGGATCGCTCTCCCTGACCGCGAGCAAGACCAAGTACAAGCGCGGCTTCGGCCCGCTCGTCCCCGGCGTCGACCACGTTCCCTACCCGAACCCCGCGGAGGCCGAGGGCCCCGAAGACGCGATCGAGACGACCTTCGACGCGCTCGAGGATCTGCTCCGGACGCGGGTGCCCGCGGACGAGGTCGCAGGGATCGTCGTCGAACCGATCCAGGGAGAGGGCGGCTACGTCGTCCCGCCGGAAGGGTTCCACCAGCGGCTCCGCGAGTTCGCGGACGAACACGGCATGTTGCTCATCGCGGACGAGATCCAGACCGGATTCGGTCGGACCGGCGAGTGGTTCGCGATGGACCACTGGGACGTCGAACCCGACATCACCCTGATGGGCAAGGGGATCGCCAACGGCCTGCCGATGTCCGCCATGGTCGCCCGGTCAGACGTGATGACCTGGGGCAGTGGCACGCACGCGAGCACGTATCACGGGAATCCGGTCGCCGCGGCCGCCGCCAACGCCGTCATCGACGTCATCGAGGACGAGGCGTTGCTCGAGAACGCGCGGTCGGTCGGAACTCATCTTCAGGACGAACTTCGGGACTTCGCCGCCGACGTCGACGAGATCAGCGACGTCCGGGGACGCGGCCTCATGATCGGGGTCGAGTTCACCGATCCGGAGACCGGCGAGTACCTCGGCGACCTCGCGGAGGAGATCATGCACGCCGCCTGGAAACAGGGCTTGATGCTCCTGCCCTGCGGCGAGAGCACGATCAGGTTCGCCCCGCCGCTGACGCTCACCCGCGAGCAGGCCGCGACGGGCGTCGACCTGTTCGCTGACGCGGTCGCCGAAGCCGTCGCGGTGATGGACTGA
- a CDS encoding NAD(P)/FAD-dependent oxidoreductase gives MTHATVIGAGSIGVSVAAHLANRDVDVTILDRGYAAGETTGKAGGLIFSQLHEPSDVRAMDYSIEYFRSLSDDDNHFTFHQTGFLRVGTEAERPVFEHEVAMQQEAGADVRLVEPDEMRSIYPDLSLDGVTVGTYAPADGYADPHTFTTTLLADAEADGVDYRPGTSVTDIDPGDSPSVTTDEGTIETDVVAIAAGPWSHRVASLAGIDLPVKPYRAQALVTTPVDVDIGTVYDAHEEVYFRREQEGGLLVGDGTEEVESDPDDYSQRADFDFLAKMSDTIDHRLSAGEVGVQNAWAGLCTATPDGHPLVGRPPFEPGGASRPNGVVVAAGLQGHGFMRSPAVGRAVAALLCNDRQTYSDWDPTRFDAHPGDFEIEEMLKLEGKHHHLR, from the coding sequence ATGACGCACGCAACTGTGATCGGCGCGGGGAGCATCGGCGTGAGCGTGGCAGCCCATCTCGCGAACCGGGACGTCGACGTGACGATTCTCGATCGGGGGTACGCGGCGGGCGAGACGACGGGTAAGGCGGGCGGCCTGATCTTCAGCCAGCTCCACGAACCGTCGGACGTACGGGCGATGGACTACAGCATCGAGTACTTCCGATCGCTGTCCGACGACGACAACCACTTCACGTTTCACCAGACGGGGTTTCTCCGGGTGGGGACCGAGGCGGAACGCCCCGTCTTCGAACACGAGGTGGCGATGCAACAGGAGGCAGGTGCCGACGTTCGCCTCGTCGAACCGGACGAGATGCGGTCGATCTATCCCGATCTATCGCTCGACGGCGTCACCGTCGGGACGTACGCTCCGGCGGACGGATACGCGGATCCCCACACGTTCACGACGACGCTTCTCGCCGACGCGGAGGCGGACGGGGTCGACTACCGACCCGGAACGTCCGTGACCGATATCGATCCGGGCGACTCGCCGTCCGTGACGACCGACGAGGGGACGATCGAAACGGACGTCGTCGCGATCGCCGCCGGACCGTGGTCGCATCGGGTGGCCTCGCTCGCAGGGATCGATCTCCCCGTAAAGCCCTATCGTGCCCAGGCCCTCGTGACGACCCCCGTCGACGTCGACATCGGAACCGTGTACGACGCCCACGAGGAGGTGTACTTCCGGCGGGAACAGGAGGGTGGCCTCCTGGTCGGCGACGGCACGGAGGAGGTGGAGTCGGACCCCGACGACTATTCCCAGCGGGCCGACTTCGACTTCCTCGCGAAGATGAGCGATACGATCGACCACCGACTCTCGGCCGGGGAGGTCGGCGTCCAGAACGCGTGGGCCGGACTCTGTACGGCGACGCCCGACGGGCATCCGCTCGTAGGCCGTCCGCCGTTCGAACCCGGCGGGGCGAGTCGCCCGAACGGAGTCGTCGTCGCGGCCGGCCTCCAGGGCCACGGGTTCATGCGATCGCCTGCGGTCGGGCGGGCGGTCGCGGCTCTGCTCTGTAACGATCGACAGACGTATTCCGACTGGGATCCGACTCGGTTCGACGCCCATCCGGGCGATTTCGAGATCGAAGAGATGCTCAAACTCGAGGGCAAGCACCATCACCTCAGGTAA
- a CDS encoding ABC transporter substrate-binding protein, whose product MARHSRRRFVQRTGALSAVGVAALSGCLGGGDGGDTLGLYSWGGSTQEALMEHIADPFEEEYDVEVEATSFDNQDSMLSNVRTSPEGSYDIIMPSAERTYEAVQQDLVEPIRTENIDTWDNLFPVFQDLSLDPGDDAHVAPLYYGTIGMVYNTDYVDTSSPPSWELLWDAEYEDRITVQDMAMLRVFTTALHLGLDPNTLESDGSYEDGLEMVYDAMAEQHDLVRTYWGSGQEQVTQYQEESSYVGTGWGGRILALQDEGYDQLEYAIPEEGAKGWSDMLAIAKGSENRELAEQFIEFAYQDEIIQELAPDIGYPPATGVETDEIEALPDFDPSGGEGLLFEDPEFIDEHEDEWMDTFEAIKMGEY is encoded by the coding sequence ATGGCACGGCATTCACGACGACGATTCGTCCAGCGAACTGGTGCGCTATCCGCGGTGGGGGTCGCGGCACTCTCGGGGTGTCTCGGCGGCGGTGACGGCGGCGATACGCTCGGGCTGTACTCCTGGGGTGGATCGACCCAGGAGGCGCTGATGGAACACATCGCGGATCCCTTCGAAGAGGAGTACGACGTGGAAGTCGAGGCGACCAGCTTCGACAACCAGGACAGCATGCTCTCGAACGTTCGCACGAGTCCCGAGGGCTCGTACGACATCATCATGCCGTCGGCGGAGCGAACGTACGAGGCAGTTCAGCAGGACCTCGTCGAGCCGATTCGAACGGAGAACATCGATACGTGGGACAACCTGTTCCCGGTCTTTCAGGACCTCAGCCTGGATCCGGGGGACGACGCCCACGTCGCACCGCTTTACTACGGCACGATCGGGATGGTGTACAACACCGACTACGTCGACACGTCGTCGCCGCCGTCGTGGGAACTCCTCTGGGACGCCGAGTACGAGGATCGCATCACCGTCCAGGACATGGCGATGCTCCGGGTGTTCACCACTGCACTCCATCTCGGCCTCGATCCCAACACGCTGGAGTCCGACGGTTCGTACGAGGACGGACTCGAGATGGTGTACGACGCGATGGCCGAACAACACGACCTGGTCCGAACGTACTGGGGAAGCGGCCAGGAGCAGGTGACCCAGTACCAGGAGGAGTCGTCCTACGTCGGCACCGGCTGGGGCGGCCGCATCCTGGCGCTGCAGGACGAGGGGTACGACCAGCTCGAGTACGCCATCCCGGAAGAAGGTGCCAAGGGCTGGAGCGACATGCTGGCGATCGCGAAGGGGTCGGAGAACCGGGAGCTGGCCGAACAGTTCATCGAGTTCGCCTACCAGGACGAGATCATCCAGGAACTCGCACCGGATATCGGCTACCCGCCGGCGACGGGCGTCGAGACGGACGAGATCGAGGCGCTCCCGGACTTCGACCCCTCCGGCGGCGAAGGGCTCCTCTTCGAGGATCCCGAGTTCATCGACGAGCACGAGGACGAGTGGATGGACACCTTCGAGGCCATCAAAATGGGTGAATACTGA
- a CDS encoding ABC transporter ATP-binding protein has protein sequence MSYLEVENVTKRFGDLVAVDDVSFSADEGEFLSLLGPSGCGKTTMLRMIAGLETPTAGEIRIRGETVTDQPPYERDIGMMFQHYALFPHKTVGENVGFPLKMRGVNKADRRKQVAEALEMVRLPDAIDRSPTELSGGQQQRVALARALVFEPDVLLLDEPLSALDRVLRQQMRVELERIQKEIGVTTVYVTHDQMEAFSLSDTVVVLDEGQLSQQGAPIDIYENPASEFVGDFIGQSTKLTGTVAESEGRPVLETASGQEVRLPSTADVERGGHEAAFLRAEKLDIRDQPSDHANSFPATIKVINYLGEKTVFYCDLADGTEVIVSQQGFTDVDQYERGDDVYVVARPEDLVIARSATEPTPQQVEGMQ, from the coding sequence ATGAGTTATCTCGAAGTCGAAAACGTAACGAAACGATTTGGTGATCTCGTCGCCGTCGACGACGTCAGTTTCAGCGCCGACGAAGGGGAATTTCTCTCCCTGCTCGGGCCGAGCGGCTGTGGAAAGACCACGATGCTCCGCATGATCGCCGGACTGGAAACGCCGACGGCGGGGGAAATCCGCATTCGCGGGGAGACCGTGACCGACCAGCCGCCGTACGAACGGGACATCGGGATGATGTTCCAGCACTACGCGCTGTTTCCGCACAAGACCGTCGGCGAGAACGTCGGCTTCCCGCTCAAGATGCGGGGCGTGAACAAGGCCGATCGCCGCAAGCAGGTCGCGGAGGCCCTCGAGATGGTCAGGCTCCCGGACGCGATCGATCGATCGCCGACGGAGCTCTCCGGCGGCCAACAACAGCGCGTCGCGCTGGCCAGGGCGCTCGTGTTCGAACCCGACGTGTTGCTCCTGGACGAGCCTCTCTCGGCGCTTGACCGCGTCCTCCGCCAGCAGATGCGCGTCGAACTCGAACGCATCCAGAAGGAGATCGGGGTCACGACCGTCTACGTCACGCACGACCAGATGGAAGCGTTCTCCCTCTCCGATACGGTCGTGGTGCTCGACGAGGGGCAACTCTCCCAGCAGGGGGCGCCGATCGACATTTACGAGAACCCCGCCTCCGAGTTCGTCGGCGACTTTATCGGCCAGTCCACGAAGCTGACCGGGACGGTGGCCGAGAGCGAGGGACGGCCGGTCCTCGAAACGGCGAGTGGACAGGAGGTTCGTCTTCCGTCGACGGCCGACGTCGAGCGTGGCGGGCACGAGGCCGCATTCCTGCGGGCCGAAAAGCTCGACATCCGCGATCAGCCGTCGGATCACGCGAACTCGTTCCCGGCGACCATCAAGGTCATCAATTACCTCGGGGAGAAGACGGTCTTCTACTGTGACCTCGCCGACGGCACCGAAGTGATCGTCTCCCAGCAGGGCTTTACGGACGTCGACCAGTACGAACGCGGCGACGATGTCTACGTCGTCGCTCGCCCCGAGGACCTGGTGATCGCTCGCTCCGCTACCGAGCCCACCCCCCAGCAGGTGGAGGGGATGCAATGA
- a CDS encoding ABC transporter permease, protein MSGQPETGSGREYADQWLAVRSRILNAPVLMNGVQWFKARKRVLATAQAGIGLFWMVVFLLAPLLYILTLSFWESGTAGTIVQEFTLENYYAVLVESVSLSSFDVGNIFLLVLWQSLKFGLSVTAVTLVLGYVPGYFLGRSESRWLPVLLLLVVLPFWVPLIVRYYAWMLVLGENGVISWLSELVGFGSQSFLYNEIAVVSGLVQVLLPFMILPIYNSVAKIEDSLIESAKTMGANPVRAFYEVSLPLSLPGVVAGCILVFILAVGSFLAPALLGGPGDQMIANLIERTFLRGQNWPLASAMSIVYLAVLFVMITAFNRFVSLDELFGEGN, encoded by the coding sequence ATGAGCGGGCAACCCGAGACGGGGAGCGGCCGCGAGTACGCCGACCAGTGGCTCGCTGTCCGGAGTCGGATCCTGAACGCGCCGGTCCTGATGAACGGCGTCCAGTGGTTCAAGGCCAGGAAACGCGTTCTCGCGACGGCCCAGGCTGGAATCGGCCTCTTCTGGATGGTGGTGTTCCTGCTCGCCCCGCTCCTGTACATCCTGACGCTCTCGTTCTGGGAGTCGGGCACCGCCGGCACGATCGTCCAGGAGTTCACGCTCGAGAACTACTACGCCGTGCTGGTCGAGAGCGTCTCACTGTCGAGTTTCGACGTCGGAAACATCTTCCTGCTCGTGCTCTGGCAGTCGCTCAAGTTCGGCCTCAGCGTGACCGCCGTGACGCTCGTTCTCGGCTACGTGCCGGGCTACTTCCTGGGCCGATCGGAGAGCAGGTGGCTCCCGGTGTTGCTGTTGCTGGTCGTCCTGCCGTTCTGGGTCCCGCTGATCGTTCGCTACTACGCCTGGATGCTCGTCCTGGGCGAGAACGGGGTCATCTCGTGGCTGTCCGAACTGGTCGGATTCGGCTCCCAGAGCTTCCTGTACAACGAGATCGCCGTCGTCTCGGGACTCGTCCAGGTCCTGCTTCCGTTCATGATCCTGCCGATCTACAACAGCGTCGCCAAGATCGAAGACTCGCTGATCGAGAGCGCGAAGACGATGGGCGCGAACCCGGTCCGGGCGTTCTACGAGGTTTCGCTCCCGCTGTCGCTACCCGGCGTCGTCGCCGGCTGTATCCTCGTGTTCATCCTGGCGGTCGGGAGCTTCCTGGCACCGGCGCTCCTCGGCGGCCCCGGCGACCAGATGATCGCGAACCTCATCGAACGCACGTTCCTGCGGGGACAGAACTGGCCGCTCGCGAGCGCGATGTCGATCGTCTACCTGGCCGTCCTGTTCGTGATGATCACGGCGTTCAACCGCTTCGTCAGCCTCGACGAACTCTTCGGGGAGGGTAACTGA
- a CDS encoding ABC transporter permease, translating to MRGNPLWTAIKATTAIVYLFLLAPLIVVVAVSFNPTQFATFPPAGFSLEWYVEFFTHDRMLGSLFNSFVVAGGSAIVAGVVGLISALGFVRYDIRWKNVLSSLLFLPMIISPVVIGVALTMFLTRIGMERNYLYLIVGHSTLVLPYVFVTVRAQLYRFDQELEEAARTLGANELETFVEVTLPLIMPGLGAGMLLAFVISFGEFTATQFWVQPQTTTAPIEIYTMVRTSLTPMINAMATMLIVVTVVVPLVLDAVLGKNLILKSA from the coding sequence ATGCGCGGGAACCCGCTCTGGACGGCGATCAAAGCGACCACGGCGATCGTCTACCTGTTCCTGCTTGCACCGCTGATCGTCGTCGTGGCCGTGTCGTTCAACCCGACGCAGTTCGCGACCTTCCCACCGGCCGGGTTCAGCCTCGAGTGGTACGTCGAGTTCTTCACTCACGATCGCATGCTCGGCTCGCTGTTCAACAGCTTCGTCGTGGCGGGCGGAAGTGCGATCGTCGCCGGGGTCGTCGGGCTGATCTCGGCGCTCGGCTTCGTCCGGTACGACATCCGGTGGAAGAACGTGCTCTCGAGCCTGCTGTTCCTGCCGATGATCATCAGTCCGGTCGTCATCGGCGTCGCGCTCACGATGTTCCTCACGCGCATCGGGATGGAACGGAACTACCTCTACCTGATCGTCGGCCACTCGACGCTGGTCCTCCCGTACGTCTTCGTGACCGTCCGGGCACAGCTCTACCGGTTCGACCAGGAACTCGAGGAAGCGGCCCGAACGCTCGGCGCGAACGAACTGGAAACGTTCGTCGAGGTGACGTTGCCGCTGATCATGCCGGGACTCGGTGCCGGCATGTTGCTCGCGTTCGTCATCAGTTTCGGGGAGTTCACGGCGACCCAGTTCTGGGTCCAGCCCCAGACGACGACCGCCCCGATCGAGATCTACACGATGGTTCGCACGAGTCTCACGCCGATGATCAACGCCATGGCGACGATGCTCATCGTCGTGACCGTCGTCGTTCCGCTCGTCCTCGACGCCGTGCTCGGGAAGAACCTGATCCTGAAATCGGCCTGA
- a CDS encoding Lrp/AsnC family transcriptional regulator: MVELDLDEKDLEILRWLDREGEIDVDQLSDELGISTSTIYYRLDNYREKGILKGNVADIDHQKLGFELTAISEIKSEYGPGYEGIADRLTELSGVQSVYFMLGEMSFILISRLRDHEHLQTLIDDIIHTEGVEHSSTHIVLKEFKDESRLLVNYDDDDLAKLIDDGSADD, translated from the coding sequence ATGGTAGAACTCGACCTGGACGAGAAAGACCTTGAGATTCTGCGCTGGCTCGATCGCGAGGGCGAAATCGACGTCGACCAGTTGAGCGACGAACTCGGGATCAGCACCTCGACGATCTACTACCGGCTGGACAACTACCGCGAGAAAGGCATTCTCAAGGGGAACGTCGCGGACATCGACCACCAGAAACTCGGCTTCGAACTCACCGCGATCTCCGAGATCAAGAGCGAGTACGGCCCGGGCTACGAGGGCATCGCGGACCGGCTCACGGAACTGTCTGGCGTCCAGTCGGTGTATTTCATGCTCGGCGAGATGTCGTTCATCCTGATCTCGCGGCTTCGCGACCACGAACACCTGCAGACGCTGATCGACGACATCATCCACACGGAGGGTGTCGAACACTCCTCGACGCACATCGTCCTGAAGGAGTTCAAGGACGAGTCCCGACTGCTCGTCAACTACGACGACGACGATCTGGCGAAACTGATCGACGACGGGTCGGCCGACGACTGA